AAATTGTCGAATACACCTGTAAGTTGGTCTACGACGCGGTAGTCACCGACAAACGAAAAGCGGAACTCGCCAAAGGAGCGGGAGCTTGAAACACACCATTCTAATTATAGCTGTGCTGTTTGTCTTCAGCGCCGGGCAAGCGATGACACTCGAAGAAGCCGTCGCACTCGGAAAAACCCGCTCACTGGCCCAGCAAAAACCGCGCATCGAGAAACTCAAGGCGCGCGGCCAATTGGACGAAGCGTGGTCTAACGCCTTGCCGCAGATTGACGGCAGCGTAGGCTACCAACGCGCTATTAAGAAGGGCAAAATATTTTTCCCCAATCCTGAAACTGGCGAATTCACGGCGCTCGAACTCGATCAGGACAATGCCTTGCAAGCCAACGTCACGTTGAATCAGCCTCTGTTTACATTTGGCAGAATCGCGGCCGGCGTGCGCGGGGCAAAGGCCTACTCCCAAGCCGCGGATCACGGCGTTGCGCAGCAAAATTTGCAGACTGAGTTGGACGTTATGCAGCGCTTTTGGGCCGTGCTGACGATGCGCGAAGTCGTCAAAGCACGTGAGCTGAGCCTGGCAGTCAGTGACAGCTCGCTTTCGCGCGCGGAACGCATGCGCGGCGTGGGATTGCTGAGCGATTATGACGTCCTGCGTGTCCGCGTGCAAGCACAAAACCAGCGGCCAGCGCTTGACAAAGCCCGCAGCGACTTGCAACTCGCGGAACTCTCGATAAAAGAATACCTCGGTGTGCCGCTGGACACGAGCATCGTGTTCGAAGGGAACCTTACGGATTTCGCGATGTACGTTGATACGACGTCCGTCGAGGATAAACTGCGCGAGCGCGACGACGTTTCCGCACTCAGAAATGCCGCCGTGGCACAGCAGAATCTCTACATCATCTTCAAGAACGCGCGCTATCCGACTCTTGGCGGACAAGTCAAATACCAGTGGCAGTGGTCAAACAATGAGTGGGATGTGAATCCACGCAACAACTATTCCGCACTTTATGCCGGCGTCTCTCTGTCGATACCGATTTGGAGCAGCGGCGCCACGCACGGAAAGGCGCTGCAATACAAAGCGGATTGGCGGCGCGCTGAACTGAATCTGGTGCAAGCGGAACGTGGCGCGAAATTGCAATACGAATCTGCGACGCGCGATCTGAATACTGCGATTAGCAATGAATCCGCAGCGTCGCTCGCCGTAGATCTTGCCGAAGAAGCGCGCCGAATCGCTCAAACGAAATTCGCGCAAGGTCAAATCACACCGCTCGAAATGGACTCTGCGCAGCTTGACGAACTGACCGCACGCGTTTCGCTGGCGGATGCCAACTACCGCCGCTTGCTCGCATCGGCACAGGTGCGGCTCGCGCTTGGACAATCTCCCTACGCCAACTGAAAAAGGAAATAGACATGAGCAGAACTCGCATCATCATGATTGCCGCTGCGGCGGTGCTCGTGATCGCCATCACAATAGCCAAGGCGTCGAGAGACCAGCGCGACGGCGCGCAATCCGCGTACACGGCCGTCATTCCCGTCAGCGGCTTCGTTCTTGAAACGGAACCGTTCTACAAGTATATCGACGAGAGCGGCACGTTGACGGGCAATCGTGAATCCGTCCTTTCCGCAGAAGTCGGTGGACAGGTTGAACAAATCTATGTTGAGATCGGCGACGTCGTAAAGGCGGGCCAAGCCTTACTCCGGCTCGACGACGAACTGCTTTCCCTTGAAGCTGAACGCTCGAAGATAGCGTTCGACAAGGCCAAGCTCGATTTTCAGCGTGTTGAAGCAGTGTATCAAGACAAAGGTCTCTCCGAATCCGATCTCGAGAGCGCACGCCTCGGCATGAAATCCGCGGAAGTTCAATACCGTGCCGCGAAAAAGATGTTCGAGGACGCGACAGTTCGTGCGCCCTATGCGGGTACCGTCTCGTCGAAGATGACGGAAGTCGGCCAAATGATCGACAAGGGCCAGCCCGTGTTTGAGATCGTGGACATCAGCAAAATGAAACTCCCGATCCACGTTTCCGAAAATGAAATTCAGGACATTCACCTTGGCGCGACCGCGAAAATCTTTGTCGAATCGCTGCGGGACACGTTAGTTGCGGAAGTGACGGCAATCGGGGCTCGTTCGATGCAAGGCTCGCGCACGTTTCCAGTTGAAATGACGATGGATGGCGCCGACAATGTCCGCTCCGGAATGTTCGCGCGAGTCAGTATTTTTGCCGGCGTTGATTCATCGAGCTTGGTGATTCCGCGCGCGGCCACGCTGCCGGACGTCGGGCGTACAGTCGTATTTGTCGCCAAAGGCTCAAAGGCGGAGAAAAAAACCGTGCGGATCTTGGGTACGGACGAAGATCAAATGTCCGTCAACGGATTGATGCCGGGAGATACTGTGATTCTCATAGGCAATCAACTGTTGACGCAAGGATCGCAAATCAACCTCACGCTGGAGTAAAAAGCAATGACCGTTACAGAACTTGCGATAAAGCGGCCCAGTGCGGTGGCGATGTTCTTTCTCGCCATCGCGGTCATGGGATTGATGCTCTACCAGCGTTTGCCGGTCGATCTTTTGCCGACGATGAATTGGCCGATGGTGACGATCGTAACCGTTTGGCCCGGCGCGGGACCGCAGGAGGTTGAAACGATGGTGTCCCGGCCCATCGAAGACGCCGTCGTGTCCCTGAACAAACTTAAACATATTCGCTCGGTAAATCGCGAAAATGCTTCCGTCGTCATGCTGGAGTTCGACATGTCCGCCAACTCCGACATAGTCTTGCAGGAAACTCAGCGCGTCATCACGACCATTCGTGCGCAGCTTCCCGACGACGCGGAGGAGCCGCAGATTTACAAAGCCGATCTCGGATCTCTTCCGATTCTCCGCTTGGCCGTATCAAGCGAAATGTCACAGCCGGATCTGTTCACATTCGTGGATGAGTTGATTCGTCCAAAACTTGAGCAGGTTGACGGCGTCGGGCAAGTCGTGATTACAGGCGCCGCAGAGCGAGAAATCCAGATTGCAGTCGATCCTGACAGACTCGCGACGCACGGCTTGTCGCTGGCGGAGTTCAATCAATATCTTGCGGCGGATAATCTCGATGTACCTGCGGGCAAGGTGTTCTCGCCTTCCCAGGATTACACGATCCGTGTCGCCGGCAAATATGAGAATCTCTCCGACATAGAACTGACTCGCTTGCCGTTGTCCGACGGATCGGCGATCTATTTGCGCGACGTGGCGCAGGTCACGGACACGATCAAGTCCGAGCGGTCCTTGACTCGCCTAAATGAATCCTCGGCTCTTGGAATCCAAATCGTTAAGCAGTCGCAGGCCAACAGCGTGCGGACGGCCGACCGTGTCCGCGAAGTCTTGAAACAAATCGAAGGCGAACAAGGTAACCGCGTCAAGATTGAAATTGGTCAAGACGTAACAGTTTTCAACCGAAATTCGATTGCCGAAGTTCAGCGCAACATTGCCGAAGCCTTGATCACCGTCGCACTCGTGCTGCTGGTCTTCCTGCACTCGATGCGCAACTCTTTGATCGTACTCGTGGCAATTCCGTTATCGGTCGTCTCCACGTTCATCTCGATGAAGCTCTTCAACTTCTCGATCAACCTGATGACGATGATGGCGTTGGGTACGGTGATCGGTGTGCTCGTGGACGACTCGATTGTGGTCTTGGAGAACATTCATCAATGGTTAAAGCGCGGTGCAGATCCGAAGACGGCGGCGATCAAAGGCCGGAACGAGATCGGGTTGGCCGCCGTGTCCATCACGATGGTTGACGTGGTGACATTCTTGCCCATCGCATTCGTAGAAGGTCTCGTCGGAAACATCTTTCGCGAGTTTTCGATCGTCTTTGTCACCGCGCTCTTGATGTCGCTTGTAGTGTCATTCACCGTCACACCGCTGCTATCGAGCCGTTTGAACCGCGCGGAAAATGTCCATGGCGAAAAATGGATGCAAGGGTTCGCGAATTGGTTCGAGAAGTTTTTCGGCCGAATCGAAGAACGATATCGCGGGCTCTTGAACTGGTCGCTTTCGCATCGAGGTGCGGTGATCGGATTTGCGACGGCGGCGATGGTCTTCGCGGTCGCCTTGATTCCGCTGGGTTTCATCGGCAGCGATTTTGTTCCGCCGATGGATCGCGGAGAATTTGCAGTCACGACGAAAATGCCGCTTGGCACGACCCTCGAAGAAAACAGCGCCGTCATGGGACGTATTGAAGACTATCTCGACTCGCGCTCGGACGTTCAGCAGATCATGAGCACGATTGGTTTGGTCGAGTCGGAGTGGGGAATAGAGGAGAATCCCCGCCTCGGAAACATTCAGGTACACTTGACCGACCGCGATGCCCGCAAACTTTCTACCGCGGAAGTGCAAAACGAGATTATCGCCTATTGCAAGGATATCCCCGGTCTTGACATTCGCATCAGTGACATTGGACTATTCGGCACGGCCAACGCCGCTCCAATTCAGTATGAAGTCCGTGGACAGGATCTCGACAGCGTGCAAGTTGCGGCGGACTACGCCAAGAGCATTTTGCAGAGAATTCCCGGCGCACGCGACGTGC
This region of Calditrichota bacterium genomic DNA includes:
- a CDS encoding TolC family protein encodes the protein MKHTILIIAVLFVFSAGQAMTLEEAVALGKTRSLAQQKPRIEKLKARGQLDEAWSNALPQIDGSVGYQRAIKKGKIFFPNPETGEFTALELDQDNALQANVTLNQPLFTFGRIAAGVRGAKAYSQAADHGVAQQNLQTELDVMQRFWAVLTMREVVKARELSLAVSDSSLSRAERMRGVGLLSDYDVLRVRVQAQNQRPALDKARSDLQLAELSIKEYLGVPLDTSIVFEGNLTDFAMYVDTTSVEDKLRERDDVSALRNAAVAQQNLYIIFKNARYPTLGGQVKYQWQWSNNEWDVNPRNNYSALYAGVSLSIPIWSSGATHGKALQYKADWRRAELNLVQAERGAKLQYESATRDLNTAISNESAASLAVDLAEEARRIAQTKFAQGQITPLEMDSAQLDELTARVSLADANYRRLLASAQVRLALGQSPYAN
- a CDS encoding efflux RND transporter periplasmic adaptor subunit translates to MSRTRIIMIAAAAVLVIAITIAKASRDQRDGAQSAYTAVIPVSGFVLETEPFYKYIDESGTLTGNRESVLSAEVGGQVEQIYVEIGDVVKAGQALLRLDDELLSLEAERSKIAFDKAKLDFQRVEAVYQDKGLSESDLESARLGMKSAEVQYRAAKKMFEDATVRAPYAGTVSSKMTEVGQMIDKGQPVFEIVDISKMKLPIHVSENEIQDIHLGATAKIFVESLRDTLVAEVTAIGARSMQGSRTFPVEMTMDGADNVRSGMFARVSIFAGVDSSSLVIPRAATLPDVGRTVVFVAKGSKAEKKTVRILGTDEDQMSVNGLMPGDTVILIGNQLLTQGSQINLTLE
- a CDS encoding efflux RND transporter permease subunit — its product is MTVTELAIKRPSAVAMFFLAIAVMGLMLYQRLPVDLLPTMNWPMVTIVTVWPGAGPQEVETMVSRPIEDAVVSLNKLKHIRSVNRENASVVMLEFDMSANSDIVLQETQRVITTIRAQLPDDAEEPQIYKADLGSLPILRLAVSSEMSQPDLFTFVDELIRPKLEQVDGVGQVVITGAAEREIQIAVDPDRLATHGLSLAEFNQYLAADNLDVPAGKVFSPSQDYTIRVAGKYENLSDIELTRLPLSDGSAIYLRDVAQVTDTIKSERSLTRLNESSALGIQIVKQSQANSVRTADRVREVLKQIEGEQGNRVKIEIGQDVTVFNRNSIAEVQRNIAEALITVALVLLVFLHSMRNSLIVLVAIPLSVVSTFISMKLFNFSINLMTMMALGTVIGVLVDDSIVVLENIHQWLKRGADPKTAAIKGRNEIGLAAVSITMVDVVTFLPIAFVEGLVGNIFREFSIVFVTALLMSLVVSFTVTPLLSSRLNRAENVHGEKWMQGFANWFEKFFGRIEERYRGLLNWSLSHRGAVIGFATAAMVFAVALIPLGFIGSDFVPPMDRGEFAVTTKMPLGTTLEENSAVMGRIEDYLDSRSDVQQIMSTIGLVESEWGIEENPRLGNIQVHLTDRDARKLSTAEVQNEIIAYCKDIPGLDIRISDIGLFGTANAAPIQYEVRGQDLDSVQVAADYAKSILQRIPGARDVQSSYELGSPELQIVVDRDRAAASMLTPGQVASALRSSVNGNVVTKFRTGEIEVDMRSLLIPEYRTDPTKISDVEIKNAAGQMIRLGDVAKIERTSGPSSITRKDRQRLVTVSANVVGRSLGEVQGEFDKQMESYTPPQGVQFFAYGDVDNMRTMISDMIQAIFLSILFVYMVLVVLYESYIHPFVVMFSVPVAIVGAFVGLAVTGYTLSMFSMIGLLILMGLVTKNGILIVDFTNQLRAQGYTMKDALLEAGPRRLRPIVMTTLTMVVGMTPLALALGDGSEMRAGMGVVIIGGLLSSLLLSLVLVPVMYTILDRFSKKDWSEEAVPEVKGNVAPAAS